The following are encoded together in the Candidatus Binatia bacterium genome:
- a CDS encoding TIGR03857 family LLM class F420-dependent oxidoreductase has protein sequence MNTVRLPELGIYLLPGHTDRPRDLLDEVRAAEALGLGSAWISERFDVKEAGALAGAAAAVTERIWIGTGVTNVDTRHPLLLASLATTVSRLSGGRFALGIGRGIAVRSAMLGLPAVTNRKLADFASLMRRLWSGEHVVGHDSTLGKFPYLHQASWLQERIPILMAAFGEKSLEFAGSVFDGVILHTFITDEALSRAVALMRRGAERAGRDPSSVRVWSVLAVACNASEERMLKLLTARMATYLQAPGYGELLVNLNRWDPAVLERFRASDVVRSMPGAIDSVATTDQLRQIRDLIPAEWLPAAVGGPEECAQRIEDQFAAGADGVILHASLPHELAPAVEAYARRRPATRGIDGTGRPA, from the coding sequence ATGAACACGGTCCGGCTGCCGGAGCTCGGCATCTATCTGCTACCCGGTCACACCGACCGACCGCGCGACCTGCTCGACGAGGTGCGTGCGGCCGAAGCGCTCGGGCTCGGCTCCGCGTGGATCTCCGAGCGCTTCGACGTCAAGGAAGCAGGCGCGCTCGCCGGCGCCGCGGCCGCGGTGACCGAGCGGATCTGGATCGGCACCGGCGTCACCAACGTCGACACGCGCCACCCGCTCCTGCTCGCGAGCCTCGCGACCACCGTGAGCCGGCTCTCCGGCGGACGCTTCGCGCTCGGCATCGGCCGCGGCATCGCGGTGCGCTCGGCGATGCTCGGCCTGCCGGCGGTCACGAACCGCAAGCTCGCCGACTTCGCGTCGCTGATGCGCCGGCTGTGGAGCGGCGAGCACGTGGTCGGGCACGACTCGACGCTCGGCAAGTTCCCCTACCTGCACCAGGCGAGCTGGCTCCAGGAGCGAATTCCGATCTTGATGGCGGCGTTCGGCGAGAAGAGCCTCGAGTTCGCGGGCAGCGTGTTCGACGGCGTGATCCTGCACACCTTCATCACGGACGAAGCTCTCTCACGCGCGGTCGCGCTGATGCGCCGCGGCGCCGAGCGGGCGGGGCGGGATCCTTCCTCCGTGCGCGTGTGGTCCGTGCTCGCCGTCGCGTGCAACGCGTCCGAGGAGCGCATGCTGAAGCTGCTCACGGCGCGCATGGCGACCTACCTGCAAGCGCCCGGCTACGGCGAGCTGCTGGTCAACCTCAACCGCTGGGACCCGGCGGTGCTCGAGCGCTTCCGCGCGAGCGACGTCGTCAGGTCGATGCCGGGCGCGATCGACTCGGTCGCCACCACCGACCAGCTCCGGCAGATCCGCGACCTGATCCCGGCCGAGTGGCTCCCGGCCGCGGTGGGTGGTCCGGAGGAGTGCGCGCAGCGGATCGAGGACCAGTTCGCGGCCGGGGCGGACGGCGTGATCCTGCACGCGAGCCTGCCGCACGAGCTCGCGCCGGCGGTCGAGGCGTACGCGCGGCGTCGACCGGCGACGCGCGGGATCGACGGCACCGGTCGCCCGGCGTGA